In Nocardia asteroides, a single genomic region encodes these proteins:
- a CDS encoding TetR/AcrR family transcriptional regulator yields the protein MPEPETVDHAIFRAARDCVAEFGVRRTTLTEVARRAGVSRPTVYRRWPDTGSLIAELLVRELREIVATSMPADGDARERLVTGVVGGARLVRANPLFIKIFRTDTDLMLTYVFGRLGRNQRALIELFAAAVADGARDGSIRAGEPERMATMLLLIVQSAVQSAGTVAELLDGPALDAELTRAVDGYLRPDREENP from the coding sequence GTGCCGGAACCCGAGACCGTCGACCACGCGATCTTCCGCGCCGCGCGCGACTGCGTGGCCGAGTTCGGGGTGCGGCGCACCACGCTCACCGAGGTGGCGCGGCGGGCCGGGGTGAGCAGGCCGACGGTCTACCGGCGCTGGCCGGACACCGGCTCGCTCATCGCCGAGTTGCTGGTCCGCGAGCTGCGCGAGATCGTCGCGACGAGCATGCCCGCCGACGGCGACGCCAGGGAAAGGCTGGTGACCGGCGTGGTCGGCGGCGCGCGGCTGGTGCGCGCGAACCCGCTGTTCATCAAGATCTTCCGCACCGACACCGACCTCATGCTCACCTACGTCTTCGGCAGGCTCGGCCGCAACCAGCGCGCCCTGATCGAGCTCTTCGCGGCCGCCGTCGCCGACGGCGCGCGGGACGGCTCCATCCGCGCGGGCGAGCCGGAGCGGATGGCGACCATGCTGCTGCTCATCGTGCAGTCCGCGGTCCAGTCGGCGGGCACCGTCGCCGAACTGCTGGACGGCCCCGCGCTCGATGCCGAGCTCACCCGCGCCGTCGACGGTTACCTGCGGCCCGACCGAGAGGAAAACCCATGA
- a CDS encoding FAD-binding oxidoreductase, with product MVETRNPAAETDRTASAPGMVWDAWGVPAGHKPLPEQVRSLVTQVFGVSGAPVARRDEGGVPLPEPALPAALLAGLGAVTGAEHVSTAHRDRLRHAGGKSTPDLLRRRATGTQEAPDAVVFPGSHDEVLALLAFCAGLRIAVVPFGGGTSVVGGVQPLRGDCAAVIALDLRRLDGLTEVDPIAGTATLGAGLTGPQAEALLAGHGLSLGHYPQSFEFASIGGFAATRSSGQASAGYGRFDDMVERLTVATPAGTLTLGRAPASAAGPDLRALFLGSEGTLGVLTAVTLRVHPIPAAVEYQGWSFPDFETGAAALRSVVQAGAAPTVLRLSDEAETGVNLARSGDIGGGAVTGCLAVTTVEGSAAHVAARSAEAHALLTAAGGTPLGPQPARDWEHGRFGAPYLRDALLDVGVLCETLETATTWSNLSALKAAVTAALTAALQGQGTPPLVMCHVSHTYPTGASLYFTVVAKQLDDPAEQWAIAKTAAGDAITGHGGTITHHHAVGTDHRAWMSAEIGDLGVRVLRAVKRELDPAGILNPGKLLP from the coding sequence ATGGTGGAGACGAGGAACCCCGCGGCCGAGACCGACCGGACGGCGTCCGCACCGGGTATGGTGTGGGACGCCTGGGGGGTCCCCGCCGGGCACAAGCCGCTCCCGGAGCAGGTCCGGAGCCTGGTCACCCAGGTTTTCGGGGTTTCGGGGGCGCCGGTGGCGCGCCGCGATGAGGGCGGCGTGCCACTACCGGAGCCCGCCCTGCCCGCGGCGCTGCTCGCCGGGCTCGGCGCGGTGACCGGCGCCGAGCACGTGTCGACGGCGCACCGCGACCGGCTCCGCCACGCGGGCGGCAAGAGCACCCCCGACCTGCTGCGCCGCCGCGCGACCGGCACCCAGGAGGCGCCGGACGCGGTGGTCTTCCCCGGCAGCCACGACGAGGTGCTCGCGCTCCTCGCCTTCTGCGCCGGCCTGCGGATCGCCGTCGTCCCGTTCGGCGGCGGCACCAGCGTGGTCGGCGGGGTGCAGCCGCTGCGCGGCGACTGCGCGGCGGTCATCGCGCTCGACCTGCGCAGGCTGGACGGGCTGACCGAGGTGGACCCCATCGCGGGCACCGCGACCCTCGGCGCCGGGCTCACCGGCCCGCAGGCGGAGGCGCTGCTGGCCGGGCACGGCCTCTCGCTCGGCCACTACCCGCAGAGCTTCGAGTTCGCCAGCATCGGCGGCTTCGCCGCGACCCGCTCGTCCGGGCAGGCCTCGGCCGGGTACGGCCGCTTCGACGACATGGTGGAGCGGCTCACCGTCGCCACCCCGGCGGGAACGCTCACGCTCGGCCGCGCCCCCGCCTCGGCCGCGGGCCCCGATCTGCGCGCGCTCTTCCTCGGCTCCGAGGGCACGCTCGGCGTGCTCACCGCGGTGACGCTGCGGGTGCATCCGATCCCCGCCGCGGTCGAGTACCAGGGCTGGTCCTTCCCCGACTTCGAAACCGGCGCCGCCGCACTGCGTTCGGTGGTGCAGGCGGGTGCGGCGCCGACCGTGCTCCGGCTCTCCGACGAGGCCGAGACCGGGGTGAACCTGGCCCGCTCCGGCGATATCGGCGGTGGCGCGGTGACCGGGTGCCTCGCCGTGACCACCGTCGAGGGCAGCGCGGCGCACGTCGCCGCCCGCTCCGCCGAGGCGCACGCCCTGCTGACGGCAGCGGGTGGCACCCCGCTCGGGCCGCAACCGGCGCGCGACTGGGAGCACGGCCGCTTCGGCGCGCCCTACCTGCGCGACGCGCTGCTCGACGTCGGGGTGCTCTGCGAGACCCTGGAGACCGCAACCACCTGGTCGAACCTGAGCGCGCTCAAGGCCGCCGTCACCGCCGCGCTCACCGCGGCGCTGCAGGGCCAGGGCACGCCGCCGCTGGTCATGTGCCACGTCTCGCACACCTACCCGACCGGCGCCTCGCTCTACTTCACCGTGGTCGCCAAGCAGCTCGACGACCCCGCCGAGCAGTGGGCGATCGCGAAGACCGCGGCGGGCGACGCCATCACCGGGCACGGCGGGACCATCACCCACCACCACGCCGTCGGCACCGACCACCGCGCCTGGATGTCCGCGGAGATCGGCGACCTCGGCGTGCGGGTGCTGCGCGCGGTCAAGCGCGAGCTCGACCCGGCGGGCATCCTCAACCCCGGAAAGCTGCTGCCGTGA
- a CDS encoding YegS/Rv2252/BmrU family lipid kinase → MIRRVTVVTNPHSGAGRGHGVAGATLAALTDRGAEITEVRAATAAESVRLVTDSVRGREPRPDAVVCVGGDGLVNVLLPALANTGVALGLVPAGTGNDLARELGIPVDDPVAAVELLLAGNVRTLDLGLIEGAAGEQWFVTVAGTGFDARVTLRANAMRRPRGSLRYTVAALAELGSGLGVPYRLELAGLAPGALDNPAGADGTAVLETEAVMVAIGNTRTYGGGMLICPDAEPDDGLLDLTVVGAVSRLEMLRLLPALAAGRRIDHPATTQLRVTEVTLTAPGAPATADGEPAGELPITVRAVPAALRVLVPS, encoded by the coding sequence GTGATCCGCCGGGTCACCGTCGTGACCAACCCGCACTCCGGGGCCGGGCGCGGGCACGGCGTCGCAGGCGCCACGCTGGCCGCGCTCACCGATCGTGGCGCCGAGATCACCGAGGTGCGGGCGGCGACGGCGGCCGAATCGGTTCGGCTGGTCACGGATTCGGTGCGCGGCCGGGAGCCGCGGCCGGACGCGGTGGTCTGCGTCGGCGGCGACGGGCTGGTCAACGTGCTGCTGCCCGCGCTGGCGAACACCGGGGTCGCGCTCGGGCTCGTCCCCGCCGGGACCGGCAACGACCTGGCCCGCGAACTCGGCATCCCGGTGGACGACCCGGTCGCGGCGGTCGAGCTGCTGCTCGCCGGGAACGTCCGCACGCTCGATCTGGGGCTGATCGAGGGGGCCGCGGGGGAGCAGTGGTTCGTGACCGTCGCGGGCACCGGCTTCGACGCGCGGGTGACGTTGCGCGCCAATGCCATGCGCAGGCCGCGCGGCTCGCTGCGCTACACCGTGGCCGCGCTCGCCGAGCTCGGCAGCGGGCTCGGCGTGCCCTACCGGCTGGAGCTGGCCGGGCTCGCCCCCGGCGCCCTGGACAACCCGGCCGGCGCCGACGGCACCGCCGTGCTGGAGACCGAGGCCGTCATGGTGGCGATCGGCAACACCCGCACCTACGGCGGCGGCATGCTGATCTGCCCCGACGCCGAACCGGACGACGGGCTCCTCGACCTCACCGTGGTCGGCGCGGTCTCCCGGCTGGAGATGCTGCGCCTGCTCCCCGCGCTCGCCGCCGGCAGGCGGATCGACCACCCGGCCACCACCCAGCTCCGGGTGACCGAGGTGACGCTCACCGCGCCCGGCGCCCCCGCCACCGCCGACGGCGAACCGGCGGGCGAGCTGCCGATCACCGTGCGGGCCGTCCCCGCCGCCCTGCGCGTCCTGGTGCCGAGTTAG
- a CDS encoding AAA family ATPase produces the protein MRAFALAPHTLHDLRRTGETGGAVGELRYPARAALVVAGIPGAGKSTALHTFFGTEPDADAPARTERGAVVVDSHQARVRWRRSLAWLPYPLWRPVVHVAHYRAVRAALRGAAGPVVIHDCGTYRWARRMIARWTAEAGRELHVVMLDVAPEVARAGQRARGRRINPVTFALHCRRWRGLVADAVSETAAPGRTTSAVLTDRAALNRLQRIVFQD, from the coding sequence GTGCGGGCTTTCGCACTCGCGCCGCACACGTTGCACGATCTGCGCCGGACCGGCGAAACCGGCGGCGCCGTCGGCGAATTGCGGTATCCGGCGCGGGCCGCGCTGGTCGTCGCCGGCATTCCCGGAGCGGGCAAGAGCACCGCGCTGCACACCTTCTTCGGCACCGAGCCGGACGCCGACGCCCCCGCGCGCACCGAGCGCGGCGCCGTCGTCGTCGATTCGCACCAGGCCAGGGTGCGCTGGCGGCGCAGCCTGGCCTGGCTGCCGTACCCGCTGTGGCGGCCGGTGGTGCACGTCGCGCACTACCGCGCGGTGCGCGCGGCGCTGCGCGGTGCCGCCGGGCCGGTGGTGATCCACGACTGCGGGACCTACCGCTGGGCCAGGCGGATGATCGCCCGCTGGACCGCGGAGGCGGGGCGGGAGCTGCACGTCGTCATGCTCGACGTCGCGCCCGAGGTGGCGCGGGCCGGGCAGCGGGCGCGCGGGCGGCGGATCAATCCGGTCACCTTCGCGCTGCACTGCAGGCGCTGGCGCGGGCTGGTCGCCGACGCGGTCAGCGAGACCGCCGCACCGGGGCGGACGACCTCCGCCGTGCTCACCGACCGCGCGGCGCTGAATCGGCTGCAGCGCATCGTCTTCCAGGACTGA
- a CDS encoding valine--tRNA ligase: MTSTAPDSSRNRAEELPKSWNPGEVESPMYERWVAAGYFAADPASGKPPYSIVLPPPNVTGNLHMGHALDHTVMDTLTRRKRMQGYEVLWLPGMDHAGIATQSVVEKQLAVDGKTKEDFGRELFIDKVWDWKRESGGAIQWQMRALGDGVDWGRDRFTMDDGLSRAVQTIFKRLYDAGLIYRAERLVNWSPALRTAISDIEVKYEDVPGELVSLRYGSLDDAEPHVVVATTRVETMLGDTAVAVHPDDPRYRAMVGTTIEHPITGRQIPIVADDYVDPEFGTGAVKITPAHDPNDFELGLRHDLPMPTIMDERGLIAGTGTEFDGMDRFEARLAVRERLAREGRVVAEKRPYLHSVGHSERSGEPIEPRLSMQWWVRVETLAKAAGDAVRDGDVVIHPASQEPRWFEWVDNMHDWCISRQLWWGHRIPIWYGPDGEVACLGPDETAPEGWEQDPDVLDTWFSSGLWPFSTMGWPEHTAELERFYPTSVLVTGYDIIFFWVARMMMFGMYVAEDAPLTEGKPAGQKQVPFRDVFLHGLIRDEHGRKMSKSKGNGIDPLEWVRDYGADALRFTLARGAQPGGDLSVGPAHVLASRSFVTKLFNATKFALINGARTGDLPADRTDADQWILDRLDAVIVEVDAAFDSYEFGKACEALYHFAWDELCDWYLELAKVQFAESDARAENTGVVLGHVLDSVLRLLHPVIPFVTEELWRALTGGESVVIAPWPRSTGIAPDAEVTRRLTDAQRLITEIRRFRSDQGLTDKQRVAAVLDGLDAAGLEAHRASITSLARLTAAEADFAATAEVEVRLSTTTVTVRVDTSGTVDLEAERRRLEKDLAAAEKELSGTTAKLGNEAFLAKAPEPVVEKIRTRRDVAAAEVERIGARLTELSAR; the protein is encoded by the coding sequence GTGACCAGCACAGCCCCCGACAGTTCGCGTAATCGTGCCGAAGAACTCCCCAAGAGCTGGAATCCCGGCGAGGTGGAGTCGCCGATGTACGAGCGCTGGGTAGCCGCTGGGTACTTCGCCGCCGATCCGGCGAGCGGCAAGCCGCCGTACTCCATCGTCCTCCCGCCGCCCAACGTCACCGGCAACCTGCACATGGGCCACGCCCTCGACCACACCGTCATGGACACGCTCACCCGCCGCAAGCGCATGCAGGGCTACGAGGTGCTCTGGCTGCCCGGCATGGACCACGCGGGCATCGCCACCCAGTCGGTGGTGGAGAAGCAGCTCGCGGTGGACGGCAAGACCAAGGAAGACTTCGGCCGCGAGCTCTTCATCGACAAGGTGTGGGACTGGAAGCGCGAGTCCGGCGGCGCCATCCAGTGGCAGATGCGCGCGCTCGGCGACGGCGTCGACTGGGGCCGCGACCGCTTCACCATGGACGACGGCCTCTCCCGCGCGGTGCAGACCATCTTCAAGCGGCTCTACGACGCCGGGCTCATCTACCGCGCCGAGCGGCTGGTGAACTGGTCGCCCGCGCTGCGCACCGCGATCTCCGACATCGAGGTCAAGTACGAGGACGTCCCCGGTGAGCTGGTGTCGCTGCGCTACGGCTCGCTCGACGATGCCGAGCCGCACGTGGTGGTGGCCACCACCCGGGTGGAGACCATGCTCGGCGACACGGCGGTCGCGGTGCACCCGGACGACCCCAGGTACCGGGCGATGGTCGGCACGACGATCGAGCACCCGATCACCGGGCGGCAGATCCCGATCGTGGCCGACGACTACGTCGACCCGGAGTTCGGCACCGGCGCGGTGAAGATCACCCCCGCGCACGACCCGAACGACTTCGAGCTCGGGCTCCGGCACGACCTGCCGATGCCGACGATCATGGACGAGCGCGGCCTGATCGCCGGTACCGGCACCGAGTTCGACGGCATGGACCGCTTCGAGGCCAGGCTCGCGGTGCGCGAGCGGCTGGCCCGCGAGGGCCGCGTTGTCGCCGAGAAGCGGCCCTACCTGCACAGCGTCGGGCACTCCGAGCGCAGCGGCGAGCCGATCGAGCCGCGGCTCTCCATGCAGTGGTGGGTGCGGGTGGAGACGCTGGCAAAGGCCGCGGGCGACGCCGTGCGCGACGGCGACGTGGTGATCCATCCGGCGAGCCAGGAGCCGCGCTGGTTCGAGTGGGTCGATAACATGCACGACTGGTGCATCTCGCGCCAGCTGTGGTGGGGCCACCGCATCCCGATCTGGTACGGCCCGGACGGCGAGGTGGCCTGCCTCGGCCCGGACGAGACCGCCCCCGAGGGCTGGGAGCAGGACCCGGACGTCCTCGACACCTGGTTCTCCTCCGGGCTGTGGCCCTTCTCCACCATGGGCTGGCCGGAACACACCGCCGAGCTGGAGCGCTTCTACCCGACCAGCGTGCTGGTGACCGGCTACGACATCATCTTCTTCTGGGTCGCCCGGATGATGATGTTCGGCATGTACGTCGCCGAGGACGCGCCGCTCACCGAGGGCAAGCCCGCCGGGCAGAAGCAGGTGCCGTTCCGCGACGTCTTCCTGCACGGGCTGATCCGCGACGAGCACGGCCGCAAGATGTCGAAGTCGAAGGGCAACGGCATCGACCCGCTGGAGTGGGTCCGCGACTACGGCGCCGACGCGCTGCGCTTCACGCTGGCCCGCGGCGCGCAGCCCGGCGGCGACCTCTCGGTCGGCCCCGCGCACGTGCTCGCCTCCCGCAGCTTCGTCACCAAGCTCTTCAACGCCACCAAGTTCGCGCTGATCAACGGGGCCCGCACCGGCGACCTGCCCGCCGACCGCACCGACGCCGACCAGTGGATCCTCGACCGGCTGGACGCGGTGATCGTCGAGGTGGACGCGGCCTTCGACAGCTACGAGTTCGGCAAGGCCTGCGAGGCGCTCTACCACTTCGCCTGGGACGAACTCTGCGACTGGTACCTGGAGCTGGCCAAGGTGCAGTTCGCCGAAAGTGACGCACGCGCCGAGAACACCGGGGTGGTGCTCGGCCACGTGCTCGATTCGGTGCTGCGGCTGCTGCACCCGGTGATCCCGTTCGTCACCGAGGAGCTGTGGCGCGCGCTGACCGGCGGCGAGTCGGTGGTGATCGCGCCGTGGCCGCGCTCGACCGGGATCGCCCCCGACGCCGAGGTGACCCGTCGGCTCACCGACGCGCAGCGGCTGATCACCGAGATCCGCCGGTTCCGCAGCGACCAGGGCCTCACCGACAAGCAGCGGGTCGCCGCGGTGCTGGACGGGCTGGACGCGGCCGGGCTGGAGGCGCATCGCGCGAGCATCACCAGCCTGGCCCGGCTCACCGCGGCGGAGGCGGATTTCGCCGCCACCGCCGAGGTCGAGGTCCGGCTCAGCACCACGACGGTGACCGTCCGGGTGGATACCTCGGGCACCGTCGACCTGGAGGCCGAGCGCCGCAGGCTGGAGAAGGACCTGGCCGCCGCGGAGAAGGAGCTCTCCGGCACCACCGCCAAACTCGGCAACGAGGCCTTCCTGGCCAAGGCGCCGGAGCCGGTGGTGGAGAAGATCCGGACCAGGCGCGATGTCGCCGCGGCCGAGGTGGAGCGGATCGGCGCCCGCCTCACCGAGCTGAGCGCGCGGTGA
- the folC gene encoding bifunctional tetrahydrofolate synthase/dihydrofolate synthase, producing MTGPDGNPDPETRLGADARLGTGASPVELAELALVEAELDKRWPETKIEPSLTRISTLLDLLGSPQHGYPAIHVAGTNGKTSVTRLIDALLTALHRRTGRITSPHLQLATERIAVDNAPITPGRYVELYRELLPYLELIDARSIAAGGPALSKFEVLTGMAFAAFAEAPVDVAVVETGMGGTWDATNVVDGQVAVITPIGLDHLDYLGPDLTSIAGEKAGIIKKAPESLVPRDTVAIIAEQQPEAMEVLLRRAVEVDAAVAREGSEFRILGRRIAVGGQQLELQGLGGVYDDIFLPLHGEHQAHNAVLALAAVEAFFGAGADRQLDIDAVRAGFAAAASPGRMERMRNAPTIFVDAAHNPEGARALAATLTGEFDFRKLVGVVGVLGDKDVSGILEALEPVFDEIVVTQNGSPRALDVDALADLAVQRFGDERVVTAASLPDALETAIALAEEVGDAGEAVSGAGVVVTGSVVTAGAARALFGRDPA from the coding sequence GTGACCGGGCCGGACGGCAACCCCGACCCGGAGACCAGGCTCGGCGCGGACGCCAGGCTCGGCACCGGCGCCTCGCCGGTGGAGCTGGCCGAGCTGGCGCTGGTCGAGGCCGAGCTCGACAAGCGCTGGCCGGAGACGAAGATCGAGCCGTCGCTGACCCGGATCTCCACGCTGCTCGACCTGCTCGGCTCGCCGCAGCACGGCTACCCGGCGATCCACGTCGCCGGTACCAACGGCAAGACCTCGGTGACCAGGCTGATCGACGCGCTGCTCACCGCGCTGCACCGGCGCACCGGCCGGATCACCAGCCCGCACCTGCAGCTGGCCACCGAGCGGATCGCGGTCGACAACGCGCCGATCACCCCCGGCCGCTACGTCGAGCTGTACCGCGAGCTGCTGCCGTACCTGGAGCTGATCGACGCCCGCTCGATCGCCGCGGGTGGCCCGGCCCTGAGCAAGTTCGAGGTGCTCACCGGCATGGCCTTCGCGGCCTTCGCCGAGGCGCCGGTCGACGTCGCCGTGGTGGAGACCGGGATGGGCGGTACCTGGGACGCCACCAACGTGGTCGACGGCCAGGTCGCGGTGATCACCCCGATCGGGCTCGACCACCTCGACTACCTCGGCCCCGACCTCACCTCCATCGCGGGCGAGAAGGCCGGAATCATCAAGAAGGCGCCGGAGAGCCTGGTGCCGAGGGACACCGTCGCGATCATCGCCGAGCAGCAGCCGGAGGCGATGGAGGTGCTGCTGCGCCGCGCGGTCGAGGTCGACGCCGCGGTGGCGCGCGAGGGGTCGGAGTTCCGGATCCTCGGCAGGCGGATCGCGGTCGGCGGCCAGCAGCTGGAGCTGCAGGGGCTCGGCGGGGTCTACGACGACATCTTCCTTCCGCTGCACGGGGAGCACCAGGCGCACAACGCGGTGCTCGCGCTGGCCGCGGTCGAGGCGTTCTTCGGGGCGGGTGCGGACCGGCAGCTCGACATCGACGCGGTGCGCGCCGGGTTCGCCGCCGCGGCCAGCCCGGGCCGGATGGAGCGCATGCGCAACGCGCCGACCATCTTCGTCGACGCCGCGCACAACCCGGAGGGCGCGCGGGCGCTCGCCGCCACGCTCACCGGGGAGTTCGACTTCCGCAAGCTGGTCGGGGTGGTCGGCGTGCTCGGCGACAAGGACGTGTCCGGCATCCTGGAGGCGCTGGAGCCGGTCTTCGACGAGATCGTCGTCACGCAGAACGGCTCGCCGCGCGCGCTCGACGTGGACGCACTCGCCGATCTTGCGGTACAGCGCTTCGGCGACGAGCGCGTCGTCACAGCGGCCAGCCTGCCGGACGCGCTGGAGACGGCGATCGCGCTGGCCGAGGAGGTCGGCGACGCGGGGGAGGCGGTCTCCGGCGCGGGGGTGGTGGTCACCGGGTCGGTGGTCACCGCGGGCGCCGCGCGCGCCCTGTTCGGAAGGGATCCGGCGTGA
- a CDS encoding DUF4233 domain-containing protein, with the protein MKGFRGVMAGTLVLEAIVVLLALPVVATVGGGITWVSGVYLVGLGVVMFLGAGLQGRSWAIPFNLALQVLVIAGALFHLSIGVIGLIFAIVWAFLLILRHDVKKRYDQGLLPSQRLRGRSGG; encoded by the coding sequence ATGAAGGGGTTCCGCGGGGTGATGGCCGGGACGCTGGTGCTCGAGGCCATCGTGGTGCTGCTGGCGCTGCCGGTGGTCGCCACCGTCGGCGGCGGAATTACCTGGGTCTCCGGCGTCTACCTGGTCGGGCTCGGCGTGGTGATGTTCCTCGGCGCGGGGCTGCAGGGCCGGTCCTGGGCGATTCCGTTCAACCTGGCGCTGCAGGTGCTGGTGATCGCCGGCGCGCTGTTCCACCTGTCGATCGGCGTGATCGGGCTGATCTTCGCGATCGTCTGGGCCTTCCTGCTGATCCTGCGGCACGACGTCAAGAAGCGCTACGACCAGGGGCTGCTGCCCAGCCAGCGGCTGCGCGGCCGCTCAGGCGGGTAG
- the ndk gene encoding nucleoside-diphosphate kinase, whose amino-acid sequence MTEQTLVLIKPDGVRRGLVGEVLARIERKGLKIAALELKHVSAELAGSHYAEHAEKPFYGSLIEFITSGPVVAAVLEGPRAIAAFRQLAGGTDPVEKAVTGSIRGDLALETQENLVHGSDSPESAKREIALWFPETRG is encoded by the coding sequence GTGACCGAACAGACGTTGGTACTGATCAAGCCCGACGGCGTGCGCCGCGGCCTCGTCGGCGAGGTGCTCGCCCGGATCGAGCGCAAGGGCCTGAAGATCGCGGCACTCGAGCTCAAGCACGTCTCCGCCGAGCTGGCGGGCAGCCACTACGCGGAGCACGCCGAGAAGCCGTTCTACGGCTCCCTGATCGAGTTCATCACCTCCGGCCCCGTGGTCGCCGCCGTGCTGGAGGGGCCGCGCGCCATCGCCGCGTTCCGGCAGCTCGCGGGCGGTACCGACCCGGTGGAGAAGGCGGTGACCGGGAGCATCCGCGGCGACCTCGCGCTGGAGACCCAGGAGAACCTGGTGCACGGCTCCGACTCGCCCGAATCCGCCAAGCGCGAGATCGCGCTCTGGTTCCCGGAAACCAGGGGCTGA